From Pseudarthrobacter equi, a single genomic window includes:
- a CDS encoding ABC transporter ATP-binding protein, which produces MTENLDTPSGNGGPETKTVLGIDHLEVTFATDSGDVHAVKDVSLELKAGEVLAIVGESGSGKTVTAKTILGLLPETATSSGAVLINGTNIISLSPARLRQIRGRDVAMVFQEPSTALNPVFTVGWQIAEGIRAHSGQGSGKRVSAKEAKERAIDALRKVGIPDPEHRVNYYPHQFSGGQKQRVVIAAAIALNPGLIVADEPTTALDVTVQAEILELLRDLRGQYGTSIVLITHNMGVVADLADRVVVMYRGDIVEEAPARKLFAEPKQEYTRQLLAAVPHLGRNSASEGLTERRHQGGEVLVEAKNLTIEYPGRLGTPAFKAVDGVSFTLSRGEVFGLVGESGSGKTTIGRAIAGLNRTTGGSLKVLGYEMLDLRERTFKPLRKDIGFVFQDPAASFNPQLTIGECIAEPMVIHTRPSEGQARKRVGELLESVQLPASYAGRYPHELSGGQRQRASLARALSLNPRLLIADEPTSALDVSVQAKVLELFRDIQEEFGFGCLFISHDLAVVDILSTWVGVLYKGKLVEQGIGSQVMGSPQHDYTRRLIASLPVPDPDEQARRREESRALLGL; this is translated from the coding sequence GTGACCGAAAACCTGGACACGCCATCGGGCAACGGAGGCCCGGAAACAAAGACCGTCCTTGGCATCGACCACCTGGAGGTCACCTTTGCCACCGACTCCGGCGACGTTCATGCCGTCAAGGATGTGAGCCTGGAGCTCAAGGCCGGTGAAGTCCTGGCCATCGTAGGGGAGTCGGGCTCGGGAAAGACCGTCACCGCCAAAACCATCCTCGGCCTGCTGCCTGAAACGGCCACCAGTTCCGGCGCCGTCCTCATCAACGGCACCAACATCATCAGCCTCAGCCCTGCCCGCCTGCGTCAGATCCGCGGGCGGGACGTGGCAATGGTGTTCCAGGAACCGTCCACGGCACTGAACCCGGTCTTTACTGTCGGCTGGCAGATCGCAGAGGGTATCCGCGCCCACTCCGGACAGGGCAGCGGCAAACGGGTCTCAGCCAAGGAAGCCAAGGAACGGGCCATCGATGCCCTCCGCAAGGTGGGTATCCCGGATCCCGAACACCGGGTGAACTACTACCCCCACCAGTTCTCCGGCGGGCAGAAGCAGCGGGTGGTCATTGCAGCCGCAATCGCACTGAACCCCGGACTGATCGTGGCGGATGAACCCACCACAGCCCTCGACGTCACTGTCCAGGCGGAAATCCTGGAACTGCTCCGTGACCTGCGCGGCCAATACGGCACCTCGATCGTCCTGATCACCCACAACATGGGCGTGGTGGCAGACCTGGCCGACAGGGTGGTGGTGATGTACCGGGGCGACATCGTGGAAGAGGCGCCAGCGCGGAAGCTGTTCGCCGAGCCCAAGCAGGAGTACACCCGGCAGCTCCTGGCCGCGGTGCCGCACCTGGGCCGGAACTCGGCGTCGGAAGGGCTGACGGAACGGCGCCACCAGGGCGGGGAGGTGCTGGTCGAAGCGAAAAACCTCACCATCGAATACCCCGGAAGGCTGGGAACACCGGCCTTCAAGGCAGTGGACGGCGTCAGTTTCACCCTGTCCAGGGGTGAGGTCTTCGGGCTGGTGGGGGAGTCCGGCTCTGGCAAGACCACCATCGGGCGGGCCATCGCCGGCCTGAACCGGACCACCGGCGGCAGCCTCAAGGTCCTGGGCTACGAGATGCTGGACCTGCGGGAAAGGACCTTCAAGCCGCTCCGCAAGGACATCGGGTTCGTCTTCCAGGACCCGGCCGCTTCCTTCAACCCGCAGCTGACCATCGGCGAATGCATCGCCGAACCCATGGTGATCCACACCCGGCCCAGCGAAGGGCAGGCGCGCAAACGCGTCGGCGAGCTGCTCGAATCAGTCCAGCTCCCGGCGTCGTATGCGGGACGGTACCCGCATGAACTCTCCGGCGGGCAGCGGCAGCGGGCGTCCCTGGCGCGCGCGCTGAGCCTGAACCCGCGGCTGCTGATTGCCGACGAGCCGACGTCGGCCCTCGACGTCTCGGTCCAGGCGAAGGTCCTGGAACTGTTCCGGGACATCCAGGAAGAGTTCGGTTTCGGCTGCCTGTTCATCAGCCACGACCTCGCGGTGGTAGACATCCTGTCCACGTGGGTGGGCGTGCTGTACAAGGGAAAGCTGGTGGAACAGGGGATCGGCAGCCAGGTCATGGGAAGTCCGCAACACGACTACACCCGCCGCCTGATCGCCTCGCTTCCGGTTCCCGATCCTGACGAGCAGGCCCGGCGGCGGGAGGAAAGCCGGGCACTCCTGGGCCTCTAG
- a CDS encoding ABC transporter permease, whose translation MSTTEAPAPVANPRASFFLRLPVVSHVRQSVGLQRGMLIMGLVLTAVFLLTALLAPFIAPYGFAQLSDGDGNFPAQQPPGGKHPLGTTVGGYDVLSRVMWGTQTALLVIIIAVVLSIFAGVILGLVSGYIGGWLDRILVVVADAIYAFPSLLLAIVMAIVISGGQSSLFGGVMAAAISITVVFIPQYFRVIRAETIRLKAEPFVESAKVVGASNLRIITRHIYRNATRTLPLIFTLNASEAILTLAALGFLGFGIEPSSASEWGFDLSKALADTTSGIWWTGVFPGLAIVWVVLGLTLVGESINDLNDPRLRGRKRANRKAPAVSPAGNAAPGRDTESSKP comes from the coding sequence ATGTCCACAACTGAAGCACCAGCACCCGTGGCCAACCCGCGGGCATCCTTCTTCCTTCGGCTCCCGGTGGTGTCGCATGTGCGCCAAAGCGTGGGACTGCAGCGCGGGATGCTCATCATGGGCCTCGTCCTGACAGCAGTCTTTCTCCTGACCGCACTGCTTGCCCCCTTCATCGCCCCGTACGGATTCGCCCAACTGTCTGACGGCGACGGAAACTTTCCCGCCCAGCAGCCGCCCGGCGGCAAGCACCCGCTGGGCACCACCGTGGGTGGCTACGACGTCCTCTCCCGCGTGATGTGGGGAACCCAGACGGCACTGCTGGTCATCATCATCGCCGTGGTGCTGTCCATCTTCGCCGGCGTCATCCTTGGACTGGTCAGCGGCTACATCGGCGGCTGGCTTGACCGGATCCTGGTGGTGGTGGCGGACGCCATCTACGCCTTCCCTTCCCTGCTGCTGGCGATCGTCATGGCCATCGTGATCAGCGGCGGACAGTCCAGCCTCTTCGGCGGTGTCATGGCAGCGGCCATATCCATCACCGTGGTGTTCATCCCGCAGTACTTCCGGGTCATCAGGGCCGAGACCATCCGGCTCAAAGCCGAACCGTTCGTTGAGTCCGCCAAGGTGGTGGGGGCGTCGAACCTGCGCATCATCACCCGCCATATCTACCGGAACGCCACGCGGACACTGCCACTGATCTTCACGCTCAATGCGTCAGAAGCGATCCTCACGCTGGCCGCACTGGGTTTCTTGGGCTTCGGCATCGAACCCAGCTCGGCCTCCGAATGGGGCTTCGACCTGAGCAAGGCCCTTGCTGATACGACCTCCGGCATCTGGTGGACGGGAGTCTTCCCGGGCCTGGCCATTGTGTGGGTGGTCCTGGGACTGACCCTGGTGGGTGAAAGCATCAACGACCTCAACGATCCCCGCCTGCGCGGCCGCAAGCGGGCGAACCGCAAGGCTCCGGCCGTTTCCCCAGCCGGCAACGCCGCCCCGGGACGAGACACAGAATCGAGCAAACCGTGA
- a CDS encoding ABC transporter permease, whose product MTTLIEAPPEDSDGLLPAKKKSSGGGLGQYILIRFLLIFPTIFILVTMVFFLMRITGDPITAAMGGRLPPDQLQQRITAAGYDRPLLVQYFEYLGQLVTGNFGTTLSDNRKVTEMLGTYGSATLELSINALIVALLVGIPLGMLAAQRRDHLPDAVLRIFAILCYATPVFFAGLLLKLTFSVWLGWLPVAGRAKISTELALTSLQAPTGIYWLDALRSGNMAALGDVMAHAVLPAIALGLLTAGIFLRLVRTNVIGTLGKDYVEAGRSRGVSEFRLVTKHAYKPALIPIITVMGLQIAVMLGGAVLTEKTFEWKGLGFQLATYLTARDYVAVQGIVVLLAVIVATTNFIVDVVAALIDPRVRY is encoded by the coding sequence ATGACCACATTGATTGAAGCGCCGCCGGAAGATTCCGACGGCCTGTTGCCGGCTAAGAAGAAGTCGTCCGGCGGAGGACTTGGCCAGTACATCCTGATCCGTTTCCTCCTGATTTTCCCCACTATTTTCATCCTGGTCACCATGGTGTTCTTCCTCATGAGGATCACAGGCGACCCGATCACCGCCGCGATGGGCGGCAGGCTGCCGCCAGACCAACTGCAGCAGCGGATCACCGCCGCCGGGTACGACCGGCCGCTCCTGGTGCAGTACTTCGAATACCTGGGACAGCTGGTGACCGGCAACTTCGGCACCACACTGTCCGACAACCGCAAAGTGACAGAAATGCTCGGGACCTACGGGTCCGCCACCCTGGAACTGAGCATCAACGCCCTGATTGTGGCGCTCCTCGTCGGCATTCCGCTGGGCATGCTGGCGGCCCAGCGCAGGGACCACCTTCCGGACGCCGTCCTGCGCATCTTCGCCATCCTCTGCTACGCCACCCCCGTGTTCTTCGCCGGACTGCTGCTGAAGCTGACGTTCTCCGTCTGGCTGGGCTGGCTGCCGGTGGCCGGGCGCGCGAAGATCTCGACCGAACTGGCACTGACGTCGCTCCAGGCTCCCACGGGAATTTACTGGCTGGACGCCTTGCGCAGCGGGAACATGGCTGCCCTGGGCGACGTCATGGCCCACGCTGTGCTTCCGGCCATTGCCCTGGGCCTGCTGACGGCCGGGATCTTCCTCCGCCTCGTGCGCACGAACGTCATCGGCACGCTCGGCAAGGACTATGTCGAGGCCGGCCGTTCACGCGGGGTCAGCGAGTTCAGGCTGGTGACCAAGCACGCGTACAAACCGGCGCTGATTCCGATCATCACCGTGATGGGATTGCAGATCGCCGTGATGCTCGGTGGTGCAGTCCTGACGGAGAAGACCTTCGAATGGAAGGGGCTGGGCTTCCAGCTTGCAACGTACCTCACGGCCCGTGACTACGTTGCCGTCCAGGGCATTGTGGTGCTCCTGGCAGTCATCGTCGCCACCACCAACTTCATCGTGGACGTCGTCGCCGCGCTGATCGACCCGCGGGTGAGGTACTGA